ATTTATTACATTTGCATTGGGCACGCATCTTTTGCATCTCTTCACTGATAGCGGCCACATCTAAGGTCATTTCCGACATACCGATTTGCTCTTCGTAAGCGGCTGGGTCGGCGATGGCCTTAAATTCGGGCTCTACCACATGGTAAGCGCAAATACCTAAATTGGCATCGCTTAAAGCGCCGCTAAAGGTAGGATCGCCCAAAATGACGGTTTCGGCGGCCAGACCGGCTGCCTCTGCCTCTGCTGCGCCCGATAACATAACTATGTTCTCGGCGCCAAACTTATCGGCAAATTCTTTAATTCTTTTTTGGTTTTCCAAATCCATGGCTCCCGCAGCCGTTCAGACAAAACATTCGGTAGCGCCAAAGAGCACCTCTACCCCTTCCATTTTATCTACTACAGCCTTAATAGCCTCTGATGGAATACCATCACGGTCGCCGATGATAACAACCTTTTTTCCGTTTAAAA
The DNA window shown above is from Spirochaetaceae bacterium and carries:
- the grdA gene encoding glycine/sarcosine/betaine reductase complex selenoprotein A gives rise to the protein MNFLNGKKVVIIGDRDGIPSEAIKAVVDKMEGVEVLFGATECFVUTAAGAMDLENQKRIKEFADKFGAENIVMLSGAAEAEAAGLAAETVILGDPTFSGALSDANLGICAYHVVEPEFKAIADPAAYEEQIGMSEMTLDVAAISEEMQKMRAQCKCNK